The segment GCTAATTGCTTTATATTGATATAAACAGAAGAGCCGCAGGATACACCTGCGGCTCTTCTGTTGTAAAGGTGTTTTTTGGAAACCTTGTTAAAAACAAGCTTCCCAAGCTTTGTAACAATCAACAATTAACAACCAGCACTTAATTACCGGCTTTTGCGCTTGCTGCCGCCACCGGCTTTGGTTTTCTTCCAGCCGGCTTTCTTCAAGTCTCTCACTTTTTCGCCTTTGCCTTTGTTCTCGTACTGCGGACGGGCCTTTTTCTCGTGGAACGCTCCTTTGAAGTCTGGGTCATCACGGCGCTTTTGGTTGTCAAGCTCCTTGTTGATGGCCTGTTGCTCTTCAAAAGGTGTTTCGTGCACCCGTACCTCCTCTGGCAGGGAAGCCTCCGGTATTTTCATTTTAATCAGCTTCTCAATGCGCTCAATGTGATGCATCTCAGCTTCGTTCGCGAAGATGATGGAAGCACCTTTCTGTTCGGCTCTTCCGGTACGGCCGATGCGGTGCACATAATCCTCATAGATAATAGGCACGTCAAAGTTGATCACGTGGCTTACATCATTGATGTCGATGCCGCGGGCTGCTACGTCAGTGGCTACCAGATAGCGGACTTCTCCGTCTCTGAAAGCCTCTACGGCGTTGATGCGGGTGTTCTGGCCTTTGTTTCCGTGTACCACGCGAACACCACCCTGGCCTTTCCGGTCCAGGAAAGAACTCACATTATCGGCGTTGGTTTTGCTGCGGGTAAAGATCATGACGCGGTTAAACGTCTCCTTATCCTTGAACAGGTACTCCAGCAAAGCAATCTTGGTACGCAGGTTAGGCACCCGGTACAGTTTCTGGCTCACCGTTTCCACCGGAGTGGCTTGCGGGGTTACTTCTACCACCATTGGGAACTCAAGAAACTCCTCAGACAAGATATGCACCCGTTCGTGCATGGTTGCGGAGAACAGCAGGTTTTGCCGTTTACGGGGTATTATTTCTAAAATTTGCCTGATCTGGGGCATAAAGCCCATGTCCATCATCTTGTCGGCTTCGTCCAGCACCAGCGTTTTTAGTTCTTTCAGGTGCAGTTCGCCTTTGCGGTAGATGTCTATGAGGCGCCCAGGCGTGGCTACCAGAACATCAATACCGGCTTGGATGCGCTCAATCTGAGTTTTAGGTCCCACGCCGCCGTAGATGCCTACGGTGCGCAAATCTAAGTAAGCACTGAATTTGTGGATGTTCTCTTCTATCTGCATCACCAGCTCGCGGGTGGGCGCTAAGATGAGGGCACGGGGGTGTTTGCCTTGGGCGTACTTTACTTTCATAAGCAACGGCAACACGTAGGCGGCCGTTTTGCCCGTACCTGTTTGCGCAATGCCCATCACGTCATGCCCGGCCATGGCCAACGGAATGGTCTGGGTTTGAACCGGTGTGGGTTTCTGGTAACCAAGCTCAGAAATGGCGTTCAGCAACTGTTTGTTCAGCTTGAAATCTTCAAAACTAGGCAGCGCCTCTTCTTCCTGCGCGGTTTCCTCCGTTGCCTCTGGGGCTATGTGTTCGTCCTGCTCCGGGGCAAGATTTTCGTTTTCTTCTTCTATCATCGGTGCAAAGGTACAGAATTGAGATTTGTGTCTAGGGCTCTCATCATTAATACGTTTTAGAGCAGTTTTAGGGAAAAGGCACCTAAATGAAATGTATTACCAAGATGA is part of the Rufibacter tibetensis genome and harbors:
- a CDS encoding DEAD/DEAH box helicase, which codes for MIEEENENLAPEQDEHIAPEATEETAQEEEALPSFEDFKLNKQLLNAISELGYQKPTPVQTQTIPLAMAGHDVMGIAQTGTGKTAAYVLPLLMKVKYAQGKHPRALILAPTRELVMQIEENIHKFSAYLDLRTVGIYGGVGPKTQIERIQAGIDVLVATPGRLIDIYRKGELHLKELKTLVLDEADKMMDMGFMPQIRQILEIIPRKRQNLLFSATMHERVHILSEEFLEFPMVVEVTPQATPVETVSQKLYRVPNLRTKIALLEYLFKDKETFNRVMIFTRSKTNADNVSSFLDRKGQGGVRVVHGNKGQNTRINAVEAFRDGEVRYLVATDVAARGIDINDVSHVINFDVPIIYEDYVHRIGRTGRAEQKGASIIFANEAEMHHIERIEKLIKMKIPEASLPEEVRVHETPFEEQQAINKELDNQKRRDDPDFKGAFHEKKARPQYENKGKGEKVRDLKKAGWKKTKAGGGSKRKSR